One genomic segment of Sebastes fasciatus isolate fSebFas1 chromosome 17, fSebFas1.pri, whole genome shotgun sequence includes these proteins:
- the LOC141753854 gene encoding uncharacterized protein LOC141753854, whose translation MRVVRAAALIALFCTVVSASLKVKEEHRTAFFGEIIHIDVPPGNLGEVVFKPRTNRSSEVVLLRAGLVVNPRGRLNSLGHLVLENVQEEDEGLYVIKNANHPNPAKHLILIVRDCALEERVKYGETYFIYLNHVEGPITLEFRSSLVQANLTEMHHATEAPPVVLYNQTAVLAEYVGRLSVSEKRVTLHSVRMADEGSFTVLDREGKIRRRNCLNVREHQNFIHQSHGENLKMKLYLHHSNVNVVFRPKSDNQDRVILDQGVLVMPMDPLLEGRLTVEGSELTMKKVRVTDTGVFKVTDLAGFPVANFYLEVDAYKLPPLTVAILSLLSVIAFMLLLCLLSCVYRVHKRNEKNKKLMLLAQQAGKGDGEAFRQVVQDAYTRFTEESLTQSMCEKTSECTEVTIKGLEVSKPGRYHTLSSDNFLEMSDSGVEFTTSGLPLDSDTDGVMTYASHKLLLNAISPTAVTEEVPSDSPEATAVPHGDLSASRTPDSAMSASPASNPRSLAAATPDGSLHGAASPGTASMGNAGADSAKIEGGAESEDAGQKEESAQST comes from the exons ATGAGAGTAGTCCGCGCTGCAGCGCTTATCGCCCTGTTCTGCACCG TTGTGTCAGCATCTTTGAAAG TCAAAGAGGAACACAGGACAGCCTTCTTTGGGGAGATCATTCACATCGATGTCCCGCCCGGGAACCTCGGTGAGGTTGTGTTCAAACCCAGGACCAACCGCAGCTCTGAGGTGGTTCTGCTGCGAGCGGGCCTGGTGGTGAATCCACGGGGCCGTCTCAACTCCCTGGGCCACCTGGTGCTGGAGAACGtgcaggaggaggacgaggggtTGTACGTCATCAAGAACGCCAACCACCCCAACCCGGCCAAGCACCTCATCCTCATTGTCAGGG ACTGCGCTTTGGAGGAACGGGTGAAGTACGGAGAAACTTACTTCATCTATCTCAACCATGTGGAAGGCCCCATCACCCTGGAGTTCAG GTCCAGTCTGGTTCAGGCCAATCTCACCGAGATGCACCACGCAACAGAGGCTCCGCCCGTGGTGCTGTACAACCAGACGGCGGTGCTGGCAGAATATGTGGGGCGTCTCAGCGTGTCGGAGAAACGGGTGACGCTGCACTCGGTCCGGATGGCGGACGAGGGGAGCTTTACAGTGCTGGATCGTGAGGGCAAAATCCGGAGGAGGAACTGTCTGAACGTCAGAG agcacCAGAACTTCATCCACCAGTCCCATGGagagaacctgaagatgaaACTCTACCTGCACCACTCCAATGTTAACGTTGTCTTCAGGCCCAAATCAGACAATCAGGACCGGGTCATCCTGGACCAGGGGGTTCTGGTGATGCCgatggatcctctgctggaggGCAGGCTGACCGTGGAGGGATCAGAGCTCACCATGAAGAAGGTCCGCGTGACCGACACGGGGGTCTTCAAAGTGACGGACCTGGCTGGGTTTCCTGTGGCTAACTTTTACCTAGAGGTCGACG CCTATAAGCTGCCTCCGCTGACCGTCGCCATCCTCTCCCTGCTGAGCGTGATCGCCttcatgctgctgctgtgccTGCTCTCATGTGTCTACAGAGTGCACAAGAGGAACGAGAAGAACAAGAAGCTGATGCTCCTCGCTCAGCAGGCCGGCAAGGGAGACGGAGAGGCTTTCAGACAG GTGGTCCAGGATGCTTACACCAGGTTCACTGAGGAATCTCTGACGCAGTCTATGTGTGAGAAGACCTCGGAGTGCACAGAGGTCACAATCAAG GGCCTCGAGGTGTCCAAACCGGGCCGCTACCACACTCTCTCCTCAGACAATTTTCTTGAGATGAGCGACTCTGGGGTTGAGTTCACAACCTCTGGCCTCCCACTGGACAGCGACACTGATGGTGTGATGACCTACGCCTCCCACAAGCTCCTCCTGAATGCCATCTCCCCTACGGCCGTGACCGAAGAGGTTCCCTCCGACAGCCCGGAGGCCACCGCGGTCCCCCACGGCGACCTCAGCGCCAGCCGGACCCCTGACTCCGCCATGAGCGCCAGCCCCGCCTCCAACCCTCGCTCACTTGCAGCCGCCACCCCCGACGGCAGCCTGCACGGCGCTGCGTCGCCGGGAACGGCCTCCATGGGCAACGCCGGGGCGGATTCAGCCAAAATAGAGGGAGGGGCTGAGAGCGAAGATGCCGGGCAGAAGGAGGAATCAGCTCAGAGCACCTGA